From one Botrytis cinerea B05.10 chromosome 7, complete sequence genomic stretch:
- the Bchis5 gene encoding Bchis5: protein MPSRTDSPFNLQTCARPNILALEPYRCARDDYKDDGTNILLDANENAYGPSLPDSVTSNQSLNFLGLNRYPDPHQHPLKSLLCKLRNTHHHTDLPLHPLNLFLGVGSDEAIDALLRCFCTPAIDSILVCPPTYGMYSVSAQVNDVALVKVPLLPAPEFGLDVPAILDTLSKPQPKPIKLIYICSPGNPTGSLIPKEQIEQVLSHKTWNGIVVVDEAYIDFSPDGSSLAEWVNEWPNLVVLQTLSKAFGLAGIRLGAAFASVEVAALLNNLKAPYNISSPTEALASQALKEDGLSVMTAHKEKIVEQRQRLLSELPKVKGVGRFRGGVASNFLLVEILNENGQPDNEVARKVYESLAENRGVVVRFRGKEHGCLGCVRITVGTEDEVTRFLGQIGGVIEEVWKGEGAKVESAEAEQKKEVKANNILA from the exons ATGCCTTCTCGTACAGATTCCCCATTCAACTTGCAGACATGTGCTCGACCTAATATTCTTGCATTGGAGCCATATCGTTGCGCACGAGA TGATTATAAAGATGATGGAACAAATATCCTTCTCGATGCCAATGAGAACGCTTACGGCCCATCTCTTCCAGACAGCGTCACTTCGAACCAATCCCTCAATTTCCTTGGGCTGAACCGCTATCCCGACCCTCATCAACACCCTCTCAAATCTCTCTTATGCAAATTGCGCAACACACACCACCATACCGATCTGCCCCTCCACCCTCTCAACCTCTTCCTCGGCGTTGGTTCCGATGAAGCAATTGATGCTCTTCTCCGTTGCTTCTGCACACCCGCAATCGATTCAATTCTCGTCTGCCCGCCAACTTATGGCATGTACAGTGTATCTGCGCAAGTCAACGATGTAGCACTCGTTAAAGTACCATTACTACCAGCTCCCGAGTTTGGTCTCGATGTTCCAGCTATTCTTGACACACTGTCAAAACCACAACCAAAACCCATCAAGCTCATCTACATTTGTTCGCCTGGAAACCCTACTGGATCATTAATTCCAAAAGAACAGATTGAGCAAGTATTATCGCACAAGACATGGAATGGTATCGTGGTGGTCGATGAAGCATACATAGATTTCTCACCGGACGGGTCATCGCTTGCAGAATGGGTGAACGAATGGCCAAATCTAGTGGTGTTGCAGACACTGAGTAAGGCATTTGGCTTAGCTGGTATCAGACTTGGTGCTGCGTTTGCTAGTGTTGAAGTTGCAGCATTGTTGAATAACTTGAAGGCACCATATAACATTAGTTCACCTACAGAGGCTCTTGCTTCTCAGGCCCTGAAGGAAGACGGATTGTCAGTTATGACCGCACATAAAGAGAAGATTGTGgagcaaagacaaagatTACTATCTGAATTACCAAAGGTCAAGGGTGTAGGGAGATTCAGAGGTGGTGTAGCGAGCAATTTCTTGCTtgtggagattttgaatgaGAATGGGCAGCCAGACAACGAGGTTGCAAGAAAAGTTTATGAAAGCTTGGCGGAGAACAGGGGAGTTGTGGTTAGATTCAGAGGAAAGGAACACGGCTGCCTTGGTTGTGTGAGAATCACTGTTGGGACAGAAGATGAAGTAACGAGGTTCTTGGGACAAATTGGTGGAGTTATCGAAGAGGTGTGGAAAGGCGAGGGAGCGAAAGTAGAAAGTGCTGAGGCAGAGCAAAAGAAGGAAGTGAAGGCTAATAATATCTTGGCATAA
- the Bcaps2 gene encoding Bcaps2 — protein sequence MVLSFVLIQNRQGKTRLAKWYAPYNDEEKIKLKGEVHRLVAPRDQKYQSNFVEFRNNKIVYRRYAGLFFCACVDANDNELAYLEAIHFFVEVLDSFFGNVCELDLVFNFYKVYAILDEVFLAGEIEETSKQVVLTRLEHLDKLE from the exons ATGGTTCTCTCCTTCGTCCTGATACAAAACCGCCA AGGTAAAACCCGACTCGCGAAATGGTACGCTCCCTACAacgatgaagagaagatcaAGCTCAAGGGCGAA GTGCATCGACTCGTAGCCCCGCGCGATCAAAAATACCAATCGAATTTCGTCGAGTTTCgcaataataaaattgtcTATCGTCGCTATGCGggtctcttcttctgcgCGTGCGTCGATGCGAATGATAATGAGTTGGCGTATCTAGAGGCGATACATTTTTTTGTCGAGGTGCTGGATAGCTTTTTCGGGAATGTGTGTGAATTGGATTTGGtgtttaatttttataag GTGTACGCCATATTAGATGAAGTATTTTTGGCTGGAGAAATTGAGGAGACGAGTAAACAAGTTGTTTTGACGAGGTTGGAGCATCTGGATAAATTGGAATGA
- the Bcist1 gene encoding Bcist1 gives MTDNVTTCLLSEHQDNKQSIFITMAPSSTVISKLKVQLKLSIARLRMVQQKDEAVSKQQRRAMAQLLETGKIESAKIRVENIIRSDITTELHEILELYCELLLARTGLMESSVCDAGLEEAVKSLIYAAPRTEIKELQQVRALLCEKYGKEFALQAMENSDEKVSEKVLKKLSVTPPAQELVNGYLEEIARTYGVDWPKRPREDLGQAPEFVDDDDDDENPSGGQAQKNLEAPLVANGKADEEREELSKATPPKNFGPSSPLRVNPPSPRTDNLHPRVRGALDLKPTKKMQAAAAPKAGIQSKGPVGGTIPDVDELAARFAALKK, from the exons ATGACAGACAACGTAACTACATGCCTACTTTCTGAACATCAAGACAATAAACAGTCGATATTCATCACCATGGCGCCTTCTTCCACGGTAATT TCTAAACTCAAGGTCCAACTGAAGCTCTCGATTGCGCGGCTTCGTATGGTACAACAGAAAGATGAAGCGGTTTCGAAACAACAGCGTAGAGCAATGGCTCAGCTTCTAGAGACCGGGAAAATAGAATCTGCAAAGATTCGAGTCGAGAATATTATTCGTTCAGATATCACTACCGAACTCCATGAAATACTCGAGCTCTATTGCGAGCTTCTCCTTGCGCGAACTGGACTCATGGAATCGTCGGTTTGCGATGCGGGTTTAGAAGAAGCTGTCAAGAGCTTAATATATGCTGCGCCTAGAACAGAGATCAAGGAGTTGCAACAAGTGCGCGCTCTATTGTGCGAAAAGTACGGAAAGGAGTTTGCGTTACAAGCGATGGAGAATAGTGATGAAAAGGTCTCGGAGAAAGTGTTAAAGAAGCTGTCGGTCACCCCACCAGCTCAGGAATTAGTGAATGGATATTTGGAGGAGATTGCTAGAACATATGGGGTTGATTGGCCAAAGAGACCAAGGGAAGATCTTGGACAAGCCCCAGAATTTgtggatgatgacgatgacgacgagAATCCAAGTGGTGGGCAGGCACAAAAGAACCTAGAGGCGCCGCTAGTAGCGAACGGGAAAGCCGacgaagagagagaggagttGAGCAAAGCTACTCCACCAAAGAATTTTGGCCCCTCGAGTCCACTTAGGGTTAATCCACCAAGTCCCCGTACAGACAATCTGCATCCCAGGGTCCGCGGAGCTCTAGATTTGAAGCCAACAAAGAAGATGCAAGCTGCGGCCGCGCCAAAAGCTGGCATTCAGAGCAAGGGTCCAGTTGGAGGTACGATACCGGATGTGGATGAGTTGGCGGCGAGATTTGCCGCATTGAAGAAATAA